The Naumovozyma dairenensis CBS 421 chromosome 11, complete genome genome includes a window with the following:
- the NDAI0K01110 gene encoding uncharacterized protein (similar to Saccharomyces cerevisiae CDC31 (YOR257W); ancestral locus Anc_8.705), which translates to MAQSPVGNNAYIPFNDELMDEQRQEIYEAFSLFDMNNDGLLDYHELKVAMRALGFDLPKARILEIIDEYDVDGRRLIKYEDFYRVVGEMILKRDPLDEIKRAFKLFDDDGTGKITLKNLRRVAKELGENLSEVEMSAMIEEFDLDGDGEINEQEFIAMCTDS; encoded by the coding sequence atggCACAATCCCCAGTGGGTAATAATGCATACATACCAttcaatgatgaattgatgGATGAACAAAGACAAGAAATTTACGAagcattttcattatttgacATGAACAATGACGGGCTATTAGATTATCATGAATTGAAGGTAGCTATGAGAGCATTAGGGTTTGATTTACCCAAGGCAAGGATCCTAGAGATAATTGATGAGTATGATGTCGATGGGAGACGTTTGATAAAATATGAAGATTTTTACAGAGTTGTAGGTGAGATGATCTTGAAAAGAGATCCGTTAGACGAGATCAAGCGtgctttcaaattattcGATGATGATGGGACGGGGAAGATTACGTTGAAGAATCTAAGGCGTGTTGCTAAGGAACTAGGAGAGAATCTATCAGAGGTAGAGATGAGCGCCATGATTGAAGAGTTTGATCTCGATGGTGATGGAGAGATCAATGAGCAAGAATTCATAGCCATGTGTACAGATAGTTAG
- the MRPL40 gene encoding mitochondrial 54S ribosomal protein uL24m MRPL40 (similar to Saccharomyces cerevisiae MRPL40 (YPL173W); ancestral locus Anc_8.706) → MSSKYAYEQLSKAGARVAERATKVPRHLQPRLQKIMERGTPQFRRGNLPHVRDEERFDSEKQWRFLVGDRVVITKGKLKGTVTTIRMHDRSTNGYILGPGGPTRKVPVPKTLWSEGQTTHIVEMPQIMKRKDLKLVADIEDPKTGNLKTVAVRDLVFRGGYYDENYKKVMPYRYVAGEQGLIVPWPKPEVVPDGELGTTPENVREQTFWADSYVRNPIPNAALLTIRNPNSKFRKGTLKLKDLARLVAPEMPLTPERKEYLRKEKELKAKNKNILERPALSLEDMQMIDNRIKDHLEKQSRTV, encoded by the coding sequence ATGTCTTCGAAGTATGCCTACGAACAACTCTCTAAAGCAGGAGCAAGGGTAGCGGAAAGAGCTACAAAGGTACCTAGGCATTTACAACCACGTCTTCAAAAGATAATGGAGAGAGGAACTCCTCAATTCAGACGTGGTAATCTCCCACACGTTCGTGATGAGGAACGATTTGATTCTGAGAAACAATGGAGGTTCCTTGTTGGAGATCGAGTCGTTATCACAAAGGGAAAATTGAAAGGTACAGTTACTACCATAAGGATGCATGATAGGAGTACCAATGGATATATATTGGGACCTGGTGGTCCTACGAGGAAAGTCCCTGTTCCTAAGACACTTTGGTCAGAGGGACAAACTACGCATATTGTGGAGATGCCTCAAATTATGAAACGTAAAGATTTAAAATTGGTGGCAGATATTGAAGATCCCAAGACtggtaatttgaaaacCGTTGCTGTAAGAGATTTAGTATTTAGAGGTGGGTATTACGATGAAAACTATAAAAAGGTTATGCCCTACAGGTACGTTGCAGGTGAACAAGGTCTTATTGTGCCCTGGCCTAAACCAGAAGTTGTTCCAGATGGTGAATTGGGGACCACTCCTGAGAATGTTAGGGAACAAACATTCTGGGCAGATTCTTATGTTAGGAATCCAATACCTAATGCAGCTTTGTTGACTATAAGAAATCCAAATTCTAAATTTAGGAAAGGTACATTGAAGTTAAAGGATTTGGCGAGATTGGTTGCTCCTGAAATGCCATTGACACCAGAAAggaaagaatatttacgtaaagaaaaggaattgaaGGCGAAGAATAAGAACATATTGGAAAGGCCTGCATTAAGCTTGGAAGATATGCAAATGATCGATAATAGAATAAAAGATCATTTAGAGAAACAATCACGCACAGTGTAA
- the COX10 gene encoding protoheme IX farnesyltransferase (similar to Saccharomyces cerevisiae COX10 (YPL172C); ancestral locus Anc_8.710), whose product MSSFQFLPYQRNILIRNVALSSLNCRITCRFSYVPTRNITTNQKKLNVHVSTKPIEFTSNLIFQKQRLESLAEKATNSLRCTDDITPDESTTTGTPVVNTAAIPFNVKPVDPRTRKLERSISASSTHSIQKRIIDPYLQLTKPRLTILVMLSAICSYALSPYPATITQLTCLTIGTTMCSGAANAINMGREPEYDRQMTRTHNRPVVRGLITPTQAYQFAGVMGFLGTTILYAGVNPLVASLGASNIVLYSWIYTSLKRKHIINTWIGALVGALPPLMGWAAASPLSHPGAWVLATLLYAWQFPHFNALSHNVRNEYKNAGYVMTAWKNPKLNARVALRYTLLMFPLCFGLSYFNITDWYYQFDSAIVNAWLSYWAFKFYWQQRLNYSKEYLKDKTKFNKGISMANVYARKLSMTSVLQLPVVLLLAILHKKGRWDWLFDENKNNNSTGKKLN is encoded by the coding sequence atGTCTTCTTTCCAATTCCTTCCTTATCAGAGGAATATTCTCATAAGAAACGTGGCATTAAGCTCTCTCAATTGTCGAATAACTTGTCGTTTTTCATACGTTCCCACTCGTAACATCACTacaaatcaaaaaaaattgaatgtTCACGTTAGCACAAAACCAATTGAATTCACATCcaatttgatatttcaaaagCAAAGGTTAGAATCCCTCGCAGAAAAGGCAACGAATTCGTTAAGATGTACAGACGACATAACACCAGATGAATCAACTACGACAGGAACACCAGTAGTTAATACTGCCGCGATCCCATTCAACGTAAAACCCGTAGATCCTCGAACAAGAAAGTTAGAACGTTCCATATCAGCTTCTTCAACTCACTCTATCCAAAAGAGAATCATAGATCCGTATTTACAATTGACAAAACCAAGATTAACTATCCTAGTCATGCTAAGTGCTATTTGTTCGTACGCATTATCCCCGTACCCAGCTACAATAACCCAATTAACATGTCTAACCATCGGAACAACAATGTGTTCTGGTGCAGCAAATGCAATCAACATGGGTAGAGAACCAGAATACGACAGACAAATGACAAGAACACATAACAGACCAGTAGTAAGAGGGTTAATCACTCCCACACAGGCATATCAGTTTGCTGGAGTCATGGGATTCCTTGGAACAACAATCTTATACGCCGGGGTGAACCCCTTGGTTGCTTCATTGGGTGCTTCTAATATTGTCCTTTATTCATGGATTTATacttctttgaaaagaaagcaTATCATTAATACGTGGATTGGAGCTCTTGTTGGGGCATTACCACCATTAATGGGTTGGGCTGCTGCTAGTCCTTTGAGTCATCCGGGAGCTTGGGTCCTTGCTACTTTATTGTATGCATGGCAATTCCCTCATTTTAATGCCTTGAGTCATAATGTAAGGAATGAATATAAGAATGCAGGGTATGTTATGACTGCATGGAAGAATCCTAAATTAAATGCAAGAGTGGCTTTAAGGTATACTTTATTGATGTTTCCTTTATGTTTTGGATTGTCTTATTTTAATATAACAGATTGGtattatcaatttgatTCGGCAATAGTTAATGCTTGGTTATCTTATTGGGCTTTTAAGTTTTATTGGCAACAAAGATTGAATTATTCTAAggaatatttgaaagataagACCAAGTTTAATAAGGGGATTTCTATGGCTAATGTTTATGCAAGGAAACTTTCGATGACTAGTGTCTTACAATTACCTGTTGTACTATTATTGGCTATACTTCATAAAAAGGGAAGATGGGATTGgttatttgatgaaaataaaaataataactctACTggtaaaaaattaaattaa